The following are from one region of the Microbacterium sp. cx-55 genome:
- a CDS encoding CoA-binding protein: MADSIAPGHATEAETISTRLPNGLTCALPANSPLAKLLKSQRTWEGPSAKERLRILRAAKSVAIVGASANPARSSYFVGTYLQQSSDYRVYFVNPNADVILGQKAYPDLASLPEVPDIVDVFRKASDLPSVIDDALAVGAPTVWAQLGIWNEDAARDGEAKGLTVVMDRCIKIEHARFHGGLHLMGFDTGQISARRTLR, encoded by the coding sequence ATGGCCGATTCGATCGCCCCGGGACACGCCACCGAGGCGGAGACGATTTCGACGCGGCTCCCGAACGGTCTCACGTGCGCGCTGCCGGCGAACTCGCCGCTCGCGAAGCTGCTGAAGTCGCAGCGCACCTGGGAGGGCCCCTCCGCGAAGGAGCGGCTCCGCATCCTGCGGGCGGCGAAGAGCGTCGCGATCGTCGGGGCGTCCGCGAATCCCGCGCGATCCAGCTACTTCGTGGGGACCTACCTGCAGCAGTCCTCGGACTACCGCGTGTACTTCGTGAACCCGAACGCCGACGTGATCCTCGGGCAGAAGGCGTACCCCGATCTCGCGTCCCTCCCGGAGGTGCCCGACATCGTCGACGTGTTCCGCAAGGCGTCCGACCTGCCCTCGGTGATCGACGATGCGCTCGCCGTGGGCGCGCCGACGGTGTGGGCGCAGCTCGGTATCTGGAACGAGGATGCGGCCCGCGACGGCGAGGCGAAGGGCCTCACGGTTGTCATGGATCGCTGCATCAAGATCGAGCACGCGCGCTTCCACGGCGGCCTGCACCTGATGGGCTTCGACACGGGTCAGATCAGCGCCCGGCGCACGCTCCGCTGA
- a CDS encoding O-acetylhomoserine aminocarboxypropyltransferase/cysteine synthase family protein: protein MADREYGFRTRAIHAGNIPDPVTGARALPIYQSGSFVFDDTDDAAARFALQKYGNIYSRLANPTTASFEERIASLEQGLGAVATSSGLSAQFITFASLAGAGDHIVASANLYGGSITQLDVTLRRFGVQTTFVASSDPAAYAAAVTPQTKAIFAETVANPSGEIADIEGLAAVARDAGVPLIIDSTVATPYLCRPIEWGADIVVHSATKFLGGHGTTLGGVVVESGRFDWQNDRFPLYTEPVPSYGGLEWSGNFGEYAFLTRLRAEQLRDIGPALAPHSAFLLAQGVETLPFRMKAHVENARIVAEWLDADPRVEYVNWAGLPQHPHHERAKKYLPEGPGAVFGFGVKGGRAAGKTFIESLDLASHLANIGDAKTLVLHPASTTHAQLTEQQLLDGGVLPGLVRISVGIEDVDDILYDLDQALAAVQEA from the coding sequence ATGGCAGACCGCGAATACGGCTTCCGCACGCGTGCCATCCACGCCGGCAACATCCCCGACCCGGTGACGGGCGCCCGCGCGCTGCCGATCTACCAGTCGGGATCCTTCGTCTTCGACGACACGGATGATGCCGCCGCCCGTTTCGCGCTGCAGAAGTACGGCAACATCTACAGCCGGCTCGCGAACCCGACGACCGCCTCCTTCGAGGAGCGGATCGCGTCACTCGAGCAGGGCCTCGGTGCCGTCGCCACCTCGAGCGGACTGTCGGCGCAGTTCATCACGTTCGCCTCGCTCGCCGGTGCCGGCGACCACATCGTCGCGAGCGCGAACCTGTACGGCGGGTCGATCACCCAGCTCGACGTCACGCTTCGCCGCTTCGGTGTGCAGACGACGTTCGTCGCCTCCTCCGACCCTGCCGCGTACGCCGCCGCCGTGACGCCGCAGACCAAGGCGATCTTCGCCGAGACGGTGGCCAACCCGTCCGGTGAGATCGCCGACATCGAGGGTCTCGCCGCCGTCGCCCGCGATGCGGGCGTGCCGCTCATCATCGACTCGACGGTCGCGACCCCGTATTTGTGTCGTCCGATCGAATGGGGCGCCGACATCGTCGTGCACTCCGCGACGAAGTTCCTCGGCGGGCACGGCACGACCCTCGGCGGAGTGGTGGTCGAGTCCGGCCGATTCGACTGGCAGAACGACCGGTTCCCGCTGTACACCGAGCCCGTGCCGAGCTACGGCGGGCTCGAGTGGTCGGGAAACTTCGGCGAGTACGCCTTCCTCACGCGCCTGCGCGCCGAACAGCTGCGTGACATCGGACCGGCGCTCGCGCCGCACTCCGCATTCCTGCTCGCCCAAGGGGTCGAGACGCTGCCCTTCCGCATGAAGGCGCACGTCGAGAACGCCCGCATCGTCGCGGAGTGGCTCGACGCCGACCCGCGCGTGGAGTACGTCAACTGGGCGGGGCTGCCGCAGCATCCGCATCACGAGCGCGCGAAGAAATATCTGCCGGAGGGGCCGGGCGCCGTCTTCGGGTTCGGCGTCAAGGGCGGACGCGCGGCGGGTAAGACGTTCATCGAGTCGCTCGACCTCGCCAGCCACCTGGCCAACATCGGCGACGCGAAGACCCTGGTGCTGCATCCGGCCTCCACGACCCACGCGCAGCTCACCGAGCAGCAGCTGCTCGACGGAGGAGTGCTTCCCGGGCTCGTTCGCATCAGCGTCGGCATCGAAGATGTCGACGACATCCTCTACGACCTCGATCAGGCGCTCGCCGCCGTACAGGAGGCATGA
- a CDS encoding ammonium transporter, with translation MDQGNTAFILICAALVLLMTPGLAFFYGGLVKAKSVISMMMMSFGALGLIGVLWVLYGYAIAFPGAEGTIAPWQIDWSALGLNSLLEAPEGSAYPPLAFVAFQATFAIITVALVSGAIADRAKFGSWMIFAALWATIVYFPVASWVFNFGLADDGSFAYGGWITHGLQEAFGLGAIDFAGGTAVHINAGAAALALALVLGKRVGFQKGVHVPHNPPFVLLGAGLLWFGWFGFNAGSELAADGIAALAFVNTIAAPAAALLAWLVVEKIKDGKPTSVGAASGAVAGLVAITPACGSLHPIWAILLGLIAGAVCALAIELKFKIGFDDSLDVVGIHLVGGLIGTLYLGFFANGTGLFVGGDGTQLLVQAIAAFSVMIYSFVLAFIIGFAIEKTIGFRVKNEDEIAGIDTVVHGEEGYVLADSKA, from the coding sequence ATGGACCAAGGAAACACCGCCTTCATACTCATTTGTGCAGCCCTCGTGCTGCTGATGACCCCCGGACTCGCCTTCTTCTACGGAGGCCTCGTCAAGGCCAAGAGCGTCATCAGCATGATGATGATGAGCTTCGGCGCGCTGGGCCTCATCGGCGTGCTGTGGGTTCTCTACGGCTACGCCATCGCCTTCCCCGGCGCAGAGGGCACCATCGCCCCCTGGCAGATCGACTGGTCGGCCCTCGGCCTGAACAGCCTGCTCGAGGCTCCGGAGGGTTCTGCCTACCCGCCGCTCGCCTTCGTCGCCTTCCAGGCCACGTTCGCCATCATCACCGTCGCGCTGGTCTCGGGTGCCATCGCCGACCGTGCCAAGTTCGGCTCCTGGATGATCTTCGCCGCGCTCTGGGCGACGATCGTGTACTTCCCGGTCGCCAGCTGGGTCTTCAACTTCGGCCTCGCCGATGACGGCAGCTTCGCCTACGGCGGCTGGATCACCCACGGTCTGCAGGAAGCGTTCGGCCTCGGCGCGATCGACTTCGCCGGTGGTACCGCGGTGCACATCAACGCCGGTGCGGCAGCTCTGGCTCTCGCGCTCGTCCTCGGCAAGCGCGTCGGCTTCCAGAAGGGCGTCCACGTCCCTCACAACCCGCCGTTCGTTCTCCTCGGCGCCGGCCTCCTGTGGTTCGGCTGGTTCGGCTTCAACGCGGGCTCCGAGCTCGCCGCCGACGGCATCGCGGCACTCGCGTTCGTCAACACGATCGCCGCTCCCGCGGCCGCTCTGCTGGCGTGGCTCGTCGTCGAGAAGATCAAGGACGGCAAGCCCACCTCGGTCGGCGCAGCATCCGGTGCCGTTGCGGGTCTCGTCGCGATCACCCCGGCCTGCGGTTCGCTGCACCCGATCTGGGCGATCCTGCTCGGCCTCATCGCCGGTGCGGTCTGCGCCCTGGCGATCGAGCTCAAGTTCAAGATCGGCTTCGACGACTCGCTCGACGTCGTCGGCATCCACCTCGTCGGTGGTCTGATCGGAACGCTGTACCTCGGCTTCTTCGCCAACGGCACCGGCCTCTTCGTCGGTGGTGACGGCACCCAGCTGCTGGTGCAGGCGATCGCCGCCTTCTCCGTGATGATCTACTCCTTCGTGCTCGCCTTCATCATCGGCTTCGCGATCGAGAAGACCATCGGCTTCCGCGTCAAGAACGAAGACGAGATCGCGGGCATCGACACGGTCGTGCACGGCGAAGAGGGCTACGTCCTCGCCGACAGCAAGGCCTGA
- a CDS encoding sensor histidine kinase: MPLFELEASRSGRRRVFLRAQLPFLLGALFLALVTWFALPDDALSPLMVGGYVLAFAASVAALWVPWEQFARPWMMSVAVIDMAAVALIRAELLPDLPAVTMLAVFPIFWLAYGFPWYGIVVAVLGAVFMTSFGFFVGNTWPTTPIEWARLITLPVLIVGVAVVVYIAARHLRRNSARVRAAQHDQEIALRAAQDAEALALSILNTVSAGVAFYDADGRLDVANELAHRMVGMVGFRLDEPPYAGDNVLAADRRSEIPYADQIIPRALRGETIEDHVEWLGPPDAQVAIMASARRVYRDDGEVLGTVVVAYDVTELADAIEVREQFLRTVSHELRTPMTSITGFLDLIDEAVSPENERLHGYIQIVTRKTDDLVDRIGELLAANDDERPLARSDVDLVPAILRAVDDTRTAASRRGMTVALDAPATLAARVDLPRLTDAVTELLTNAVKFGDDGTAITVRVGRVDDRITVAVTNRGVGITHAEQRRIFDRFYRTASARSRAVQGFGLGLTNAREVVAAHGGHILIDSVPDAATTFTIDIPTG; encoded by the coding sequence ATGCCGTTGTTCGAACTGGAGGCCAGTCGCAGCGGGCGGCGGCGTGTGTTCTTACGCGCGCAGCTGCCGTTCCTCCTCGGCGCCCTCTTCCTCGCGCTCGTCACGTGGTTCGCGCTCCCGGATGACGCTCTGTCGCCGCTCATGGTCGGCGGCTACGTCCTCGCGTTCGCCGCGTCGGTCGCAGCGCTCTGGGTGCCGTGGGAGCAGTTCGCCCGGCCGTGGATGATGTCGGTCGCCGTCATCGACATGGCCGCCGTCGCCCTCATCCGCGCAGAGCTCCTCCCCGACCTCCCCGCGGTGACGATGCTCGCCGTCTTCCCGATCTTCTGGCTCGCCTACGGATTCCCCTGGTACGGGATCGTTGTCGCGGTGCTGGGCGCCGTGTTCATGACCTCGTTCGGCTTCTTCGTGGGCAACACCTGGCCGACGACCCCGATCGAGTGGGCACGCCTGATCACCCTTCCGGTCCTCATCGTCGGGGTCGCGGTCGTGGTGTACATCGCGGCACGGCATCTGCGGCGAAACTCCGCGCGGGTCAGAGCAGCCCAGCACGATCAGGAGATCGCCCTGCGGGCCGCGCAGGATGCCGAAGCCCTCGCACTCAGCATTCTGAACACGGTGTCCGCCGGCGTCGCGTTCTACGACGCCGACGGGCGGCTCGATGTCGCCAACGAACTCGCGCACCGGATGGTGGGGATGGTCGGGTTCCGACTCGACGAACCGCCGTATGCCGGAGACAACGTGCTCGCCGCCGACCGGCGGAGCGAGATTCCCTACGCGGACCAGATCATTCCGCGTGCGCTCCGGGGTGAGACGATCGAGGACCACGTCGAGTGGCTCGGCCCACCCGATGCGCAGGTCGCCATCATGGCGTCGGCCAGACGGGTGTACCGCGACGATGGCGAAGTGCTCGGAACGGTCGTCGTCGCCTACGACGTCACCGAACTGGCCGATGCGATCGAGGTACGCGAACAGTTCCTGCGTACGGTGTCGCACGAGCTGCGCACCCCGATGACGTCGATCACCGGGTTCCTCGACCTCATCGATGAAGCCGTGAGCCCCGAGAACGAGCGGCTGCACGGGTACATCCAGATCGTGACGCGCAAGACCGACGACCTCGTCGACCGGATCGGCGAGCTGCTGGCGGCGAACGACGACGAACGCCCGCTGGCGCGGAGCGACGTCGACCTCGTGCCGGCGATCCTTCGAGCGGTTGACGACACCCGCACGGCGGCGTCGCGGCGCGGGATGACCGTCGCGCTGGATGCTCCGGCCACGCTCGCCGCGCGGGTCGATCTCCCCCGCCTGACCGACGCGGTCACGGAGCTGCTGACGAACGCGGTGAAGTTCGGCGACGACGGCACGGCGATCACGGTCCGCGTCGGGCGCGTCGACGACCGCATCACCGTCGCGGTGACCAACCGCGGAGTCGGCATCACGCACGCCGAGCAGCGCAGGATCTTCGACCGCTTCTACCGCACCGCATCTGCGCGCTCGCGTGCCGTGCAGGGATTCGGGCTGGGACTCACCAACGCTCGCGAGGTGGTCGCGGCGCACGGCGGGCACATCCTGATCGACAGCGTTCCGGATGCGGCAACCACGTTCACGATCGACATCCCGACGGGCTGA
- a CDS encoding pyridoxal 5'-phosphate synthase translates to MTDPAPNPARIPLSGDAGLVLPEFDRPPADPLVLAKEWLRLADERAVSEPLSMTLATASAEGSVSARTVDVKRLDERGVVFGSSTESRKGAHLAENPRAALQAYWRETMQQLRFEGAVERMTDAESDALFADRSPKSRAATAVAHQSAPFPAGPESTLAGLIESANDLLDRYGDAVPRPASWVAYRLVPETVEFWHGSRDRMHRRLSYRRSAAGGWDAERLQP, encoded by the coding sequence GTGACCGATCCCGCGCCGAACCCCGCACGCATTCCGCTCTCCGGCGACGCCGGCCTCGTGCTCCCGGAGTTCGATCGCCCTCCCGCCGACCCCCTGGTGCTCGCGAAGGAGTGGCTGCGGCTCGCCGATGAACGTGCGGTGAGCGAGCCGTTGTCGATGACGCTCGCGACCGCATCCGCCGAAGGGAGCGTGTCGGCGCGCACGGTCGACGTCAAACGGCTCGACGAGCGGGGCGTCGTGTTCGGCTCCTCGACCGAGAGCCGCAAGGGTGCCCACCTCGCCGAGAATCCGCGTGCGGCGCTGCAGGCGTACTGGCGCGAGACGATGCAACAGCTGCGGTTCGAGGGCGCGGTCGAACGGATGACGGATGCGGAATCCGACGCGCTCTTCGCCGACCGTTCGCCGAAGTCCCGCGCGGCCACCGCGGTCGCTCACCAGTCGGCGCCCTTCCCGGCCGGCCCGGAGTCCACCCTCGCGGGACTGATCGAGTCGGCGAACGACCTCCTCGATCGCTACGGCGACGCGGTCCCGCGCCCCGCCAGCTGGGTCGCCTACCGCCTGGTTCCCGAGACCGTCGAGTTCTGGCACGGCAGCCGTGACCGGATGCATCGGCGCCTGTCGTACCGGCGCTCCGCCGCGGGCGGTTGGGACGCGGAGCGCCTCCAGCCCTGA
- a CDS encoding long-chain-fatty-acid--CoA ligase, producing MNSESNPYASKPWLKAYAPGVPETIEDPTESLVDMIDASVRLYGRKPALEFFGAVTTYRELGEQIDRAAEGLRRLGVTAGDRVALVLPNCPQHVVAFYAILRLGAIVVEHNPLYTARELRHQFEDHEARFAIVWDKIYDTVAAFPADLQLEKTISVDLTTELPLGKRLALRLPIPKARTARAQLTQKPTARRPLEWARLVQSRRLSRRHPRPAVRDIALLQYTSGTTGSPKGAILTHGNLRANAEQGRAWVPGLREGDEVFYGVLPLFHAYGMTLCLTFAMSIGARLVLFPKFDVGLVADAARHSPPTFLPAVPPIYDQLARAASRNTIDLSTVRFAISGAMSLPIATVAKWEHASGGLLVEGYGMTETSPVALGNPIGPSRRPGTVGVPFPSTEIRVVDPDDPTVDRAPGEAGELLIRGPQVFQGYWRRPAETSATLLPDGWLRTGDIASVSTDGFVTIVDRLKELIITGGFNVAPSEVESVLESHPDVTAAAVVAVSRPDGAEQVAAAVVLRDGVDLDADALRDYCRTRLAAYKVPRRIEAMDDLPRSLIGKVQRREVRERLRASA from the coding sequence ATGAACTCCGAGTCGAACCCCTACGCATCCAAGCCGTGGCTGAAGGCCTACGCGCCCGGCGTCCCGGAAACGATCGAGGATCCGACCGAGTCGCTGGTCGACATGATCGACGCCAGCGTCCGGCTCTACGGGCGCAAGCCCGCGCTCGAGTTCTTCGGCGCGGTGACGACGTATCGGGAGCTCGGCGAGCAGATCGACCGCGCCGCGGAGGGGCTTCGGCGTCTCGGCGTCACGGCCGGTGACCGCGTCGCCCTCGTGCTGCCGAACTGCCCGCAGCACGTCGTCGCCTTCTACGCGATCCTGCGCCTCGGGGCGATCGTCGTCGAACACAACCCGCTGTACACCGCCCGCGAGCTGCGCCACCAGTTCGAGGACCACGAGGCGCGCTTCGCGATCGTGTGGGACAAGATTTACGACACCGTGGCTGCTTTCCCGGCCGACCTGCAGCTCGAGAAGACGATCAGCGTCGACTTGACCACCGAGCTGCCGCTCGGCAAGCGCCTCGCACTCCGCCTCCCGATTCCGAAGGCGCGCACGGCTCGGGCGCAGCTCACGCAGAAGCCGACCGCCCGCCGTCCGCTCGAGTGGGCTCGGCTCGTGCAGTCCCGACGGTTGTCGCGCCGGCATCCGCGTCCGGCCGTCCGCGACATCGCGCTGCTGCAGTACACGAGCGGCACCACGGGATCCCCGAAGGGCGCGATCCTCACCCACGGCAACCTGCGCGCGAACGCCGAGCAGGGCCGCGCGTGGGTGCCGGGGCTGCGCGAGGGCGACGAGGTCTTCTACGGCGTGCTCCCGCTCTTCCACGCCTACGGAATGACGCTCTGCCTGACGTTCGCCATGAGCATCGGTGCGCGACTCGTGCTGTTCCCGAAGTTCGATGTCGGCCTGGTGGCGGATGCGGCGCGCCACAGCCCGCCGACCTTCCTCCCCGCCGTGCCGCCGATCTACGACCAGCTCGCCCGTGCGGCATCCCGCAACACCATCGACCTGTCGACCGTGCGCTTCGCGATCTCCGGGGCGATGAGCCTCCCGATCGCGACGGTGGCCAAGTGGGAGCACGCCAGCGGCGGGCTGCTCGTCGAGGGCTACGGCATGACGGAGACGTCCCCGGTCGCCCTCGGCAACCCGATCGGACCCTCGCGCCGCCCCGGCACCGTCGGGGTGCCGTTCCCGAGCACCGAGATCCGCGTCGTCGACCCCGATGACCCCACGGTCGATCGGGCGCCGGGGGAGGCCGGGGAACTCCTCATCCGCGGTCCGCAGGTGTTCCAGGGGTACTGGCGGCGGCCGGCGGAGACGTCGGCGACTCTCCTCCCCGACGGATGGCTGCGCACGGGCGACATCGCGTCGGTCTCCACCGATGGATTCGTCACGATCGTCGACCGGTTGAAGGAGCTCATCATCACGGGCGGCTTCAACGTCGCGCCCTCGGAGGTGGAGAGCGTGCTCGAGTCGCATCCGGACGTGACCGCGGCGGCCGTGGTGGCCGTCTCCCGACCCGACGGTGCCGAGCAGGTCGCGGCGGCCGTCGTGCTGCGGGACGGGGTGGACCTGGATGCGGATGCGCTCCGCGACTACTGCCGCACCCGCCTCGCCGCCTACAAGGTGCCGCGGCGCATCGAGGCGATGGACGACCTTCCGCGTTCGCTCATCGGCAAGGTGCAGCGCCGCGAGGTGCGCGAGCGGCTGCGCGCGTCCGCCTGA
- a CDS encoding LLM class flavin-dependent oxidoreductase, producing MRRIGAIFTPYFPPEALRDAAEAADQAGVPELWLWEDCFRESAFAAASAVLAWTTSLRVGIGVAPMPLRNVALTAMEIATVERLFPGRIIPGVGHGVLPWMAQVGARAASPLTLMREYVPALRSLLAGEKVQTAGRYVTLDDVRLDWPPRVAPRVLVAGEGPKTVRLTGEVGDGTILPGGSTPERVTRTLALAQEGRASAGRDAAHELVVFVRAAFGGDDAREALRTEIAAEAGEVDDALMISGDADAVAAGIEPFYAAGATSVILQPIFAETDLPGFMTNAGSVARLLGSS from the coding sequence ATGCGACGCATCGGTGCGATCTTCACCCCGTACTTTCCACCCGAGGCCCTGCGCGATGCCGCCGAAGCCGCCGACCAGGCCGGGGTTCCCGAGCTCTGGTTGTGGGAGGACTGCTTCCGAGAGTCGGCGTTCGCGGCCGCATCCGCGGTCCTCGCGTGGACGACGAGCCTACGGGTCGGCATCGGAGTCGCCCCGATGCCGCTGCGAAACGTCGCACTCACCGCCATGGAGATCGCCACCGTCGAGCGGCTCTTCCCGGGGCGGATCATTCCGGGCGTCGGGCACGGCGTGCTTCCGTGGATGGCGCAGGTCGGCGCCCGCGCGGCGTCGCCGCTCACGCTCATGCGCGAGTACGTGCCCGCGCTCCGGTCGCTGCTCGCCGGCGAAAAGGTGCAGACGGCGGGCCGATACGTCACTCTCGACGACGTGCGGCTGGACTGGCCGCCGCGGGTCGCCCCCCGCGTGCTGGTCGCCGGCGAAGGCCCGAAGACCGTGCGTCTCACCGGCGAGGTCGGCGACGGCACGATCCTCCCGGGCGGCAGCACCCCCGAACGGGTGACGCGCACGCTCGCCCTCGCGCAGGAGGGCCGCGCGTCCGCCGGGCGGGATGCCGCGCACGAGCTCGTCGTCTTCGTCCGCGCCGCGTTCGGCGGTGACGATGCGCGCGAGGCGCTCCGCACCGAGATCGCCGCGGAAGCCGGCGAGGTCGATGACGCCCTGATGATCAGCGGAGACGCGGATGCGGTCGCCGCGGGCATCGAACCCTTCTACGCGGCCGGCGCGACATCGGTCATCCTGCAGCCGATCTTCGCCGAGACAGACCTTCCCGGGTTCATGACGAACGCAGGGTCGGTGGCACGCCTCCTCGGGAGTTCGTGA
- a CDS encoding D-alanyl-D-alanine carboxypeptidase family protein, which yields MTTQDRTSDGFSDLAQWMDAEADPAAESPEDARRRRRRRRTVWIVALVLVAIVVGVPGGYVAWALNAPLPPPTGSAQAPAVPVGGAVTLALPSDGASAISVSGAEAYLGPDASGIWATSGTDEARPIGSISKLITALVVLDAKPLASAEDPGPTLTFDEADNDLYDKYYVMGATIAAMPTGSAMSQHDALATMLLPSASNYAEAVSTWAFGSQGAFVSATRRWLAENGMTGTTIVEPTGINPRNSSTKTDLLTLGRLAAAQPVIAQLAATNSLTVPGAGVLHNTNDLLGESGITGLKTGNLGENSYNLLYTATLDAGPAGPLSVTGVSLGGFSHDSVNAGVLALLASIRGGFHDVTVATAGQRIGTVRTEWGATAAIVIDEDRSLYTWSDTPITVSLRIPALDAPGAAGPVLIAPEDGAVIGTITWTAGPNTVESDVRIEGTIEQPSEWWRLTHPGQLGNG from the coding sequence ATGACCACGCAAGACCGTACGTCGGACGGCTTCTCCGACCTGGCGCAGTGGATGGACGCGGAGGCGGATCCCGCCGCCGAATCGCCGGAAGACGCACGGCGGCGACGCCGTCGGCGGCGAACGGTGTGGATCGTCGCACTCGTTCTCGTCGCTATCGTGGTCGGGGTTCCCGGCGGCTACGTCGCGTGGGCGCTGAATGCTCCGCTGCCCCCGCCCACCGGGTCCGCGCAGGCACCGGCGGTGCCGGTCGGCGGGGCCGTGACCCTCGCCCTCCCGTCCGACGGGGCATCGGCGATCAGTGTCTCCGGCGCGGAGGCTTATCTCGGACCGGACGCGAGCGGCATCTGGGCGACGAGCGGCACGGATGAGGCCCGCCCGATCGGCAGCATCAGCAAGCTCATCACGGCGCTCGTCGTTCTCGACGCGAAGCCGCTGGCGAGCGCGGAAGACCCCGGACCCACGCTGACGTTCGACGAGGCCGACAACGATCTGTACGACAAGTACTACGTCATGGGCGCCACGATCGCCGCGATGCCGACCGGCAGCGCGATGTCGCAGCACGACGCCCTCGCGACCATGCTGCTGCCGTCGGCCAGCAACTACGCCGAGGCGGTGTCGACCTGGGCCTTCGGTTCGCAGGGCGCGTTCGTGAGCGCGACGAGGCGATGGCTCGCCGAGAACGGCATGACCGGCACGACGATCGTCGAACCCACCGGCATCAATCCGCGCAACAGCAGCACCAAGACCGATCTGCTCACGCTCGGCCGGCTCGCCGCCGCGCAGCCGGTGATCGCCCAGCTGGCGGCGACGAACTCGCTGACCGTTCCGGGCGCGGGGGTTCTGCACAACACGAATGACCTGCTGGGCGAGTCCGGAATCACCGGCTTGAAGACGGGGAACCTCGGCGAGAACAGCTACAACCTGCTCTACACCGCAACGCTCGATGCCGGGCCGGCAGGGCCACTCAGCGTCACGGGCGTGTCGCTCGGCGGGTTCTCGCACGACTCGGTGAACGCCGGCGTGCTCGCGCTGCTCGCCAGCATCCGCGGAGGATTCCACGATGTGACGGTGGCGACGGCCGGGCAGCGGATCGGTACGGTGCGCACCGAGTGGGGCGCGACGGCGGCGATCGTGATCGACGAAGACCGCTCGCTCTACACGTGGTCCGATACCCCCATCACCGTCTCGCTCCGCATCCCGGCCCTCGACGCACCGGGAGCCGCGGGGCCCGTGCTCATCGCCCCCGAGGACGGCGCCGTGATCGGAACGATCACGTGGACGGCCGGGCCGAACACGGTCGAGTCGGATGTGCGAATCGAGGGCACGATCGAGCAGCCGTCGGAGTGGTGGCGGCTCACTCACCCCGGCCAGCTCGGCAACGGGTAA
- the ykgO gene encoding type B 50S ribosomal protein L36, whose translation MKVRSSLKSLKNQPGAQVVRRRGRVFVINKLNPRFKGRQG comes from the coding sequence GTGAAAGTTCGGTCGTCACTCAAATCGTTGAAGAACCAGCCCGGCGCGCAGGTGGTGCGTCGGCGCGGACGAGTCTTCGTCATCAACAAGCTCAACCCCCGGTTCAAGGGGCGGCAGGGCTGA